From a single Calothrix sp. NIES-2098 genomic region:
- a CDS encoding lytic transglycosylase — protein sequence MLKQLKKNPIPLIAGAGLCAFLAGAMVSAPEIGKSLGQWLKHGNNSPEQISETTKAKSAVYPLVSQSLPERAAKLADIAQNSRTLDRERARYLLASDYIERTQAKKALVLLEGLDKDYPLLAPYILLKQAQAEDMLGEDGKASDLRQKVLKQYPKTAAAVKAIYLIAQPKQQDLAIAQFPSHPLTWEIIRKRLEQNPNQPQLELILAKYAANQPGTVAVLDNLAKGFTLKPEDWEIIGTAYWTNNIFDKAANAYAKAPKTPLNLYRAGRGLQVTGKEKDKAIAIYKQLVQQFPEAPESGTALLRLAEMAKTRKDALPYLNQAIAKFPDAASKALVEKAKIFQGLKDNNSAQQAWQLLISKYGNSDEAAEYRWKIAQEKAAVRDYAGAWQWAEPITTNNPTSILAPRAGFWVGKWATQLGKQQEAKTAYEYVISQFPYSYYAWRSAAILGLNVGNFNTVRQLKPEVVPPQRPVPTAGSETFKELYLLGQDRDAWLQWETEFQNKDKPTVAEQFTEGLMQLARGENKLGIDTISKLEDRETPEEQAEYQALSKQSIYWQARYPFPYLQEIEKWSNERQLNPLLVTALIRQESRFESKAKSIANAMGLMQVLPSTANWIAPQIKVDSKKLQLEDPNDNIMLGTWYLDHTHQQYNNNSLLAIASYNAGPGNVSKWLQTIPTQDPDEFVEKIPFDETKNYVRQVLGNYWNYLRLYNPEISALVGQYSTAHPKLPTQ from the coding sequence ATGCTGAAGCAGCTTAAAAAAAATCCAATTCCTCTAATTGCTGGTGCAGGACTATGTGCCTTTTTAGCCGGGGCTATGGTGTCAGCACCTGAGATTGGAAAATCCTTAGGGCAATGGCTAAAACATGGCAATAATTCACCTGAGCAGATATCGGAAACCACTAAAGCCAAATCAGCCGTATACCCACTGGTATCACAATCTCTGCCAGAACGAGCCGCAAAACTAGCAGATATCGCCCAAAATTCTCGTACTCTCGATCGAGAGCGTGCGCGTTATTTGTTAGCTAGCGATTACATTGAAAGAACACAAGCGAAAAAAGCACTGGTTTTACTAGAAGGATTGGATAAAGACTATCCACTCCTCGCCCCTTACATTTTGCTGAAACAGGCCCAAGCCGAGGATATGTTGGGTGAAGATGGCAAAGCTTCAGATCTGCGGCAAAAAGTGCTGAAACAGTATCCAAAAACAGCAGCAGCAGTGAAAGCCATCTATTTAATTGCGCAACCAAAGCAACAGGATTTAGCGATCGCGCAATTTCCCTCTCATCCTCTAACCTGGGAAATTATCCGCAAGCGCCTCGAACAAAACCCCAATCAGCCGCAATTAGAATTAATTTTGGCAAAATACGCCGCTAACCAACCAGGAACAGTTGCTGTCTTGGATAACTTAGCAAAAGGTTTTACTCTCAAACCCGAAGATTGGGAAATTATTGGTACAGCTTACTGGACAAACAACATATTTGATAAAGCTGCCAATGCTTATGCGAAAGCTCCCAAAACACCACTTAACCTCTATCGTGCTGGACGGGGTTTGCAAGTAACAGGTAAGGAAAAAGACAAAGCGATCGCAATTTATAAACAACTGGTACAGCAATTTCCCGAAGCGCCAGAAAGTGGCACAGCTTTATTGCGGTTAGCAGAAATGGCAAAAACCCGTAAAGACGCTTTACCATATCTAAACCAAGCGATCGCCAAATTTCCTGATGCAGCTAGTAAAGCATTGGTAGAAAAAGCCAAAATTTTCCAAGGACTCAAGGATAATAATTCAGCCCAACAAGCATGGCAATTACTGATTTCTAAATACGGCAATTCTGATGAAGCCGCAGAATACCGTTGGAAAATCGCCCAAGAAAAAGCCGCAGTTAGAGATTATGCAGGTGCTTGGCAATGGGCAGAACCAATTACCACCAACAACCCTACTAGCATTTTGGCTCCCAGAGCAGGTTTTTGGGTAGGTAAATGGGCAACTCAATTAGGAAAGCAGCAAGAAGCGAAAACCGCTTATGAATATGTAATTAGCCAGTTTCCTTACTCTTACTACGCATGGCGATCGGCTGCAATCTTGGGGTTGAATGTCGGTAACTTTAATACCGTGCGTCAACTCAAGCCGGAAGTAGTTCCACCGCAACGTCCTGTACCAACTGCTGGTTCGGAAACTTTCAAAGAATTGTATCTGTTAGGACAAGACCGAGATGCTTGGTTGCAATGGGAGACAGAATTTCAAAATAAAGACAAGCCGACGGTAGCCGAACAATTCACCGAAGGTTTAATGCAACTAGCCAGAGGCGAAAATAAATTAGGAATTGATACGATTTCTAAATTAGAAGATCGAGAAACCCCAGAAGAACAAGCCGAATATCAAGCCCTCAGCAAACAAAGCATTTATTGGCAAGCTCGTTATCCCTTTCCTTATCTGCAAGAAATTGAAAAGTGGTCTAACGAACGTCAACTCAATCCTTTGCTAGTAACTGCTTTGATTCGTCAAGAGTCGCGGTTTGAATCTAAAGCCAAATCCATCGCTAATGCTATGGGGTTAATGCAAGTTTTACCAAGCACAGCTAATTGGATCGCTCCACAAATTAAGGTAGATAGCAAAAAACTTCAGCTAGAAGATCCGAACGACAACATTATGCTGGGAACTTGGTATTTGGATCATACCCATCAGCAATATAACAATAACTCCCTGCTTGCGATCGCTAGTTACAATGCTGGACCTGGCAACGTTTCCAAATGGCTGCAAACTATCCCCACCCAAGATCCAGATGAATTTGTCGAAAAAATCCCCTTTGATGAAACTAAAAATTACGTGCGTCAAGTCTTAGGTAACTATTGGAATTATTTGCGACTATACAACCCAGAAATTTCTGCCTTAGTCGGACAATACTCAACCGCGCATCCTAAATTGCCAACGCAGTGA
- a CDS encoding multi-sensor hybrid histidine kinase produces the protein MTLETKVNNPAARILLANNDVQMRDRLQQLFSQRYQLQLAVDGIEALNNIQQLKPLPDLVIADLIMPRMDGLELLRSLRANPQTQDITIILLSSHSDEELCVKALEAETDDYLSQPFSDSQLLSRIEINLKMSRLRQATVQQQQQLQAELKAAKEQVTTILESMTDAFYSLDCNWCFTYINSCAERILGQPRHELLGKNIWEQYPVFNSTVVYRQYHRACTEKVPINFEYYYQACDCWYDIHVYPSEEGINVYFQNISEQQVARRERQEAEAAVRASQERLRSFFEANLVGILFGNEDGNIVEANDEFLRIVGYSRADLQAGRLSWVSITPPEYFDLDELGIAEAKVKGTCSPYEKEFIRKDGSRIPVVVGYSLLREPQQQSVAFILDISSRKQTERALHQSEERFQTFMDNSPAAAWITDSEGHILYLSPTYYRTFKLATTEAIGKTVFDLYPKEVAQQFLNNIKKVAQTNQVLEAIESAPLQDGTMGDFLVYKFPIADASGKRLVGGVAVDITERERALRQRQQAEQALQKHSERLKLLSETASDLLSTEHPLELMNDLFGKLSAQMDLHCYFNYLIDIQGNRQKLHLKSWSGVEDRVVPTLEWLEIGQAVCGLAAQTRRQIIVNNVQHSTHPNTEILCTLKMTAYAAQPLIARGKLLGVLSFGSRTKTHFTPEEIALLQATSDQIAIALERSELVVSLQQQTEQLMQANRLKDEFLAVLSHELRTPLNPILGWSKLLRTQKYNEAILDRALETIERNAKLQTELIEDLLDVSRILQGKLNLNITQVDLASTIVAAIENVQLAAEAKCIQLQVILEPDVGQVYGDPSRLQQVVWNLLSNAVKFTPANGRVEIHLASLDSQVKLQVKDTGKGISADFLPYVFDYFRQADGTNTRKFGGLGLGLAIVRYLVELHGGTVKAESPGEGQGATFTLTLPLLGRICGR, from the coding sequence GTGACTCTAGAAACGAAAGTAAATAACCCTGCTGCTCGAATTCTCTTAGCTAACAACGATGTACAAATGCGCGATCGCTTGCAGCAGTTGTTTAGCCAACGTTATCAACTCCAGCTAGCAGTGGATGGCATAGAGGCTTTAAATAATATCCAACAATTAAAGCCGCTACCTGATTTAGTAATCGCTGATTTAATCATGCCCAGAATGGATGGTTTAGAGTTATTGCGATCGCTGCGCGCGAATCCGCAAACTCAAGATATCACCATCATATTGCTGTCGTCACATTCAGATGAAGAACTTTGTGTGAAAGCGCTAGAAGCGGAAACTGATGATTATCTCAGTCAGCCTTTTTCTGACTCGCAACTCTTATCTCGCATTGAGATAAATCTCAAGATGAGTCGGTTGCGTCAAGCAACTGTCCAGCAACAGCAACAATTGCAAGCCGAGTTAAAAGCCGCAAAAGAGCAAGTCACCACCATTTTAGAAAGCATGACCGATGCTTTCTATTCTTTGGATTGTAATTGGTGTTTTACCTATATTAATAGTTGTGCGGAGCGCATCTTAGGACAACCGCGCCATGAACTACTGGGCAAAAACATCTGGGAGCAATATCCAGTGTTCAACAGTACTGTAGTTTATCGGCAATATCATCGCGCTTGTACGGAAAAGGTGCCGATTAACTTTGAATACTACTATCAAGCTTGTGATTGTTGGTATGATATCCACGTTTATCCCTCAGAGGAGGGCATAAACGTATATTTTCAGAATATCAGCGAACAGCAAGTGGCGCGGCGCGAACGCCAGGAAGCAGAAGCAGCAGTTCGAGCTAGCCAAGAACGGCTGAGAAGTTTTTTTGAAGCGAATTTAGTGGGAATTCTCTTTGGCAATGAAGACGGTAACATTGTCGAAGCCAATGACGAGTTTTTACGAATTGTTGGCTATAGCCGCGCCGATCTCCAAGCAGGTAGACTCAGTTGGGTAAGTATCACGCCACCAGAATACTTTGATTTAGATGAATTAGGTATTGCTGAAGCCAAAGTTAAGGGAACTTGTAGCCCTTATGAAAAAGAATTTATTCGTAAAGATGGTTCCCGCATACCTGTTGTTGTTGGCTACTCTCTGCTGCGCGAACCGCAACAGCAATCAGTCGCTTTTATTCTTGACATTAGCAGTCGCAAACAAACTGAGAGAGCGCTACACCAAAGTGAAGAGCGATTTCAGACTTTTATGGATAATAGCCCAGCGGCAGCCTGGATTACAGATAGCGAAGGACACATACTCTACCTCAGCCCAACTTACTACCGCACATTCAAATTAGCAACAACCGAGGCGATCGGTAAAACTGTTTTTGACCTCTACCCAAAAGAAGTTGCTCAACAATTTCTCAATAATATTAAAAAGGTCGCGCAGACAAATCAGGTACTGGAAGCGATTGAGTCAGCGCCGCTGCAAGATGGCACGATGGGCGACTTTTTGGTGTATAAGTTTCCCATTGCCGATGCTTCTGGAAAACGCTTAGTAGGAGGCGTAGCAGTTGATATTACCGAACGCGAACGCGCCCTGCGACAACGCCAGCAAGCAGAACAAGCTCTACAAAAACATAGCGAACGACTGAAGTTACTCTCAGAAACAGCCAGCGATTTGCTTTCAACTGAGCATCCTCTAGAGTTAATGAACGATTTGTTCGGCAAACTCTCAGCCCAGATGGATTTACATTGTTACTTCAACTATTTAATCGATATACAAGGAAATAGGCAAAAATTGCACTTAAAGTCTTGGAGTGGCGTTGAGGATCGAGTAGTTCCGACACTTGAATGGCTGGAAATTGGTCAAGCAGTATGTGGGTTAGCAGCACAAACACGGCGTCAAATTATTGTTAACAATGTACAGCATTCCACCCATCCAAATACCGAGATTCTCTGCACTTTGAAGATGACAGCTTACGCAGCTCAACCGTTAATTGCTCGTGGTAAGTTACTAGGCGTACTGTCTTTTGGCAGTCGCACCAAAACTCATTTTACACCAGAGGAAATCGCACTGCTGCAAGCAACTTCTGACCAAATTGCGATCGCCCTAGAACGTTCTGAATTAGTTGTTTCGTTGCAACAGCAAACAGAGCAATTGATGCAAGCGAACCGACTCAAAGATGAATTTTTAGCAGTCCTTTCTCACGAACTACGCACGCCACTCAATCCGATTTTGGGGTGGTCAAAGTTACTACGGACTCAAAAGTATAATGAAGCAATTCTTGACCGCGCCTTGGAAACTATCGAACGTAACGCCAAGCTTCAGACCGAGTTAATTGAAGATTTACTCGATGTCTCTCGCATTCTCCAAGGCAAACTCAACTTAAATATTACTCAAGTCGATCTAGCATCAACAATCGTCGCCGCCATAGAAAATGTCCAGTTAGCTGCTGAAGCTAAATGCATTCAGCTTCAGGTGATACTAGAACCCGATGTTGGTCAAGTTTATGGCGATCCAAGTCGTTTACAGCAAGTCGTTTGGAACTTACTATCCAACGCTGTCAAGTTTACTCCGGCAAATGGACGTGTAGAAATTCATTTAGCATCCTTAGATTCCCAGGTGAAGTTGCAGGTGAAAGATACAGGTAAAGGCATTAGTGCTGATTTTTTACCTTATGTATTTGACTACTTCCGACAAGCAGATGGGACAAACACCAGGAAATTTGGGGGATTGGGTTTAGGATTAGCCATTGTCCGTTACCTGGTCGAGCTACATGGTGGTACAGTCAAGGCAGAAAGCCCTGGAGAAGGACAAGGAGCGACCTTTACGTTGACGCTGCCATTACTAGGGAGGATATGTGGGAGATGA
- a CDS encoding UbiH/UbiF/VisC/COQ6 family ubiquinone biosynthesis hydroxylase: MPLTQLLQTLNPPQTSTDKRGYDYDLVIVGGGIIGLTLASALKNSGLSILLVEAKVASAAVAKGQAYAIHMLSALIYEGIGIWDKMLPQIAKYNRVRLSDADYSQVVEFNTTDLGTSELGYVAEHQALLQPLQEFVRDCANVTYLCPAEVVNTQYQQDIVAIDIKVAEQICTVRSKLLVAADGARSPIRQAAGIKTHGWKYWQSCIVAFVQPEKPHNNTAYEKFWTSGPFAILPLPGNRCRIVWTAPHAEAKALCELDDEQFLAELTRRFGNQMGKLQLLGDRFIFQVQLMQSDRYVLPRLALIGDAAHNCHPVGGQGLNLGIRDAAALAQVIQQANAAGEDIGNIQILKDYERWRQRENLTILGFTDLLDRMFSNNFLPVMLVRRLGLWIMRRVPMLKIYTLKLMIGLKGRTPELAKR; the protein is encoded by the coding sequence ATGCCGCTAACACAGCTTTTGCAAACCCTAAACCCTCCCCAAACATCCACAGACAAGCGGGGATACGATTATGATTTGGTAATTGTCGGCGGCGGGATTATTGGATTAACCCTAGCCTCTGCCCTAAAAAATTCAGGCTTGAGTATACTGCTGGTAGAAGCCAAAGTAGCATCAGCCGCAGTAGCCAAAGGGCAAGCCTATGCAATTCATATGCTTTCGGCCTTAATTTACGAAGGAATTGGGATTTGGGACAAAATGTTGCCTCAAATCGCCAAATATAACCGCGTTCGCCTATCTGATGCTGATTATTCTCAGGTAGTGGAATTTAACACAACAGATTTAGGTACGTCAGAGTTGGGTTATGTAGCAGAACACCAAGCACTGTTGCAACCCTTACAAGAATTTGTGCGCGATTGTGCAAATGTGACTTATCTATGTCCCGCAGAGGTAGTTAATACACAGTACCAACAAGACATAGTAGCCATAGACATCAAAGTGGCAGAGCAAATCTGCACAGTTCGCAGTAAATTACTAGTAGCCGCAGATGGAGCGCGATCGCCGATTCGTCAAGCAGCAGGAATTAAAACTCACGGCTGGAAATATTGGCAATCTTGCATCGTCGCCTTTGTCCAACCAGAAAAACCCCACAACAATACCGCCTACGAAAAATTTTGGACTAGCGGGCCGTTTGCAATTTTACCGTTACCTGGGAATCGTTGCCGAATTGTCTGGACAGCGCCCCACGCCGAAGCAAAAGCCTTATGTGAATTGGATGACGAGCAATTTTTAGCAGAACTCACTCGTCGCTTTGGCAATCAGATGGGTAAATTACAATTATTAGGCGATCGCTTTATTTTTCAAGTACAACTCATGCAAAGCGATCGCTATGTCTTACCCCGTTTAGCATTAATTGGAGATGCAGCACACAATTGCCATCCTGTTGGCGGACAAGGTTTAAATCTAGGTATTCGCGATGCAGCCGCTTTAGCGCAAGTCATCCAACAAGCCAACGCAGCTGGTGAAGACATTGGCAATATCCAAATCCTCAAAGATTACGAACGCTGGCGTCAACGAGAAAACCTCACAATCTTAGGTTTCACCGATTTATTAGATCGGATGTTTTCTAACAACTTCTTACCCGTAATGCTAGTTCGGCGTTTGGGTTTATGGATTATGCGCCGAGTCCCAATGCTCAAAATCTATACACTCAAACTGATGATTGGGTTAAAAGGACGCACTCCAGAATTAGCAAAAAGGTAA
- a CDS encoding alpha-amylase, giving the protein MTQAYQSLNQIDLKSISQESKDFFAPVPCSFPSPTAWEDRVFYFLMLDRFSDDNENGYKDNHGNLVQTGTTPMFTEAARSNAIKTEADAAHWRDAGTKYVGGKLKGVTSKIGYLKRLGVNAIWISPIFKQVEFQDTYHGYGIQNFLEVDPHFGSRDDLRDLVKVAHENGIHVILDIILNHTGNVFSYENSDTPWNGNPYKVQGFNDLSGHPTLPFTKTDPKNLATWPQSLDSVWPVEFQDPAVFTCKGHISNWDYDPEFREGDFCDLKDVHHGTGDADNYQVAPGLRYLCEVYKFWIAYADLDGFRIDTVKHMDIGATRFFASAIHEFAQSLGKDQFFLVGEITGGRERAFHTRELTGLDAALGIDDIPDKLEYLVKGWRNPNDYFSLFRNSVLLDKDSHTWLRDKVVTMYDDHDQVRKGGEKARFCADPDATKVALNVLALNAMTLGIPCIYYGSEQGFDGQGGSEESDRYIREAMFGGEFGAFRSKGMHFFDEDCSIYRELAQILDIRSQHITLKRGRQYLREISAPEDGVKFGLPQILNNNRMQSVIPWSRILSDKEILLAINTDYNQPTTAWVTIDNELHSQGDQLRCIYSTDKSQIDQKIKVEARNGKAVLVKVPAAGFVIFE; this is encoded by the coding sequence ATGACGCAAGCATATCAAAGCCTCAACCAAATTGATTTGAAATCCATATCACAAGAATCAAAAGACTTTTTCGCCCCAGTACCATGTTCTTTCCCATCACCGACAGCCTGGGAAGATCGAGTCTTTTATTTTTTGATGCTAGATCGATTTTCCGACGATAATGAGAATGGATACAAGGACAATCACGGAAACCTTGTCCAGACTGGCACAACGCCGATGTTTACAGAAGCTGCTCGTAGCAATGCAATCAAAACAGAGGCGGATGCTGCCCATTGGCGTGATGCCGGAACAAAATATGTAGGCGGCAAATTAAAGGGAGTAACCAGCAAAATCGGTTACTTGAAACGGTTGGGAGTCAACGCCATCTGGATCAGTCCTATCTTTAAGCAGGTTGAGTTTCAAGACACATATCATGGCTACGGCATTCAAAATTTTCTAGAAGTTGACCCGCATTTTGGTAGCCGCGATGATTTACGAGATTTAGTTAAAGTTGCCCATGAAAATGGCATTCATGTAATTCTCGATATCATTCTCAATCACACAGGCAACGTATTTAGCTATGAGAATTCTGATACCCCGTGGAATGGAAATCCTTACAAAGTACAGGGATTTAACGATTTATCAGGTCATCCCACCCTTCCTTTCACCAAAACCGATCCCAAAAATCTGGCAACATGGCCACAAAGCTTAGATAGTGTATGGCCAGTTGAGTTCCAAGACCCCGCAGTTTTTACGTGTAAAGGACACATCAGCAATTGGGATTACGATCCAGAGTTTCGCGAAGGCGATTTCTGTGACTTAAAGGACGTGCATCACGGAACAGGAGATGCAGATAACTATCAAGTTGCTCCCGGACTCCGCTATCTCTGTGAAGTTTATAAATTCTGGATTGCCTATGCCGATCTCGATGGTTTCCGCATTGATACCGTCAAACACATGGATATTGGTGCAACCCGCTTTTTTGCTTCCGCCATCCATGAATTTGCTCAAAGTCTTGGCAAAGACCAATTTTTCTTAGTGGGCGAGATTACTGGCGGGCGGGAACGGGCTTTCCATACCAGAGAATTGACAGGTTTGGACGCGGCTTTAGGCATTGATGATATTCCCGATAAACTGGAGTACCTAGTGAAGGGGTGGCGCAATCCCAATGATTACTTCAGCCTATTCCGCAATTCCGTACTTCTTGATAAAGACTCTCACACTTGGTTGAGAGATAAAGTTGTGACGATGTATGACGATCACGATCAGGTGCGTAAGGGAGGAGAGAAAGCCCGGTTTTGTGCAGATCCAGATGCCACCAAAGTTGCTTTGAATGTATTGGCATTAAATGCCATGACCTTGGGTATTCCCTGCATCTATTATGGCAGCGAACAGGGTTTTGATGGACAAGGAGGAAGCGAAGAAAGCGATCGCTACATTCGAGAAGCAATGTTTGGAGGTGAATTTGGTGCATTTAGAAGCAAAGGCATGCATTTCTTCGATGAAGATTGTTCTATCTATCGAGAACTCGCCCAAATTCTCGACATCCGCAGCCAACACATTACCCTAAAGCGCGGTCGTCAATACTTAAGGGAAATTTCCGCCCCAGAAGATGGCGTAAAATTTGGTCTGCCACAGATACTTAATAATAATCGGATGCAATCGGTAATTCCCTGGTCGCGGATTCTCAGTGACAAGGAAATCTTGCTGGCTATTAACACCGACTATAACCAGCCCACGACCGCCTGGGTAACAATTGATAATGAACTGCATTCTCAAGGCGATCAATTGCGCTGCATCTACTCCACAGACAAGTCACAAATCGATCAAAAAATCAAAGTTGAAGCCAGAAACGGTAAAGCAGTATTAGTTAAAGTTCCTGCCGCAGGTTTCGTAATTTTTGAATAG
- the pykF4 gene encoding pyruvate kinase, which yields MARETIMHKLDRNREILCNYSGLNLSNAQDLLKTLQQLRQLVIEEGDKIFSEWRSHIERETFLSSSRNFAYYLALRRHDLRQVQAALIPWGLSSLGRIEGRVLANLDAAIATLGAICQADPNTLPTRPSLEAFFEGDRLLQQHTEELFGNTRDRRRVRIMVTLPTQAANNYEFVRDLIQRGCDCVRINCAHDTAVQWSAMITNVRLAIRETGFPCKILMDLAGPKPRISMAIAPKASTRLYRGDCILLTGNLPTTICSDCFQANCSIPEVLNQLKVGATVWIDDGSIGAQVESLTPDGVLLRITHANLKGNKIPHEKGLNFPDTDLNLSPLTDKDLQDLDFVAIHADMVGYSFVQQPADIELLQWELERRHPINPPAIVAKIETPQAVRNLPELIVQAAGKQPFGIMIARGDLAIEIGYQRLAEIQEEILWLCEAAHVPVIWATQVLENLVKKGIPSRAEITDAAMAERAECVMLNKGPFIADAVTILDDVLTRMQAHQQKKTPQLRSLNSW from the coding sequence TTGGCAAGGGAAACAATCATGCATAAGTTAGATAGAAATCGCGAGATTTTATGTAATTACTCAGGTTTGAATCTATCAAATGCTCAAGATTTGTTAAAGACGCTGCAACAGTTGCGGCAGTTGGTGATAGAAGAAGGAGACAAAATTTTTAGCGAGTGGCGATCGCACATTGAAAGGGAAACTTTTCTCAGCAGTAGTAGGAATTTTGCCTATTACTTGGCATTACGGCGACACGATCTGCGTCAGGTGCAAGCGGCTTTGATACCTTGGGGTTTGTCTTCTTTAGGGCGAATAGAAGGGCGGGTATTAGCGAATTTAGATGCAGCGATCGCAACTTTGGGCGCGATATGTCAAGCAGATCCCAATACTCTACCCACTCGTCCGTCACTTGAGGCATTTTTTGAAGGCGATCGCTTGCTGCAACAACATACAGAAGAGTTATTCGGCAATACACGCGATCGCCGTCGCGTCAGAATTATGGTGACTTTGCCGACACAAGCCGCTAACAATTACGAATTCGTGCGGGATTTAATTCAACGCGGATGTGATTGCGTGCGCATTAACTGCGCCCACGATACTGCTGTGCAATGGTCAGCAATGATTACTAACGTGCGACTGGCGATTAGAGAAACCGGATTTCCTTGCAAAATACTCATGGATTTGGCTGGCCCCAAGCCGAGAATTAGCATGGCGATCGCGCCTAAAGCTTCCACACGCTTATACCGAGGCGATTGTATCTTGCTCACGGGAAATTTGCCGACTACAATTTGTTCTGATTGCTTTCAGGCAAATTGCTCTATTCCGGAAGTTTTAAATCAATTAAAAGTTGGCGCTACCGTTTGGATTGATGATGGTAGTATTGGCGCGCAAGTTGAATCTTTAACGCCTGATGGGGTATTGTTACGCATCACCCATGCTAACTTGAAGGGCAACAAAATTCCCCATGAAAAAGGTCTGAACTTTCCCGACACTGATTTAAATCTCAGTCCCCTAACAGATAAAGATTTGCAGGATTTGGATTTTGTCGCCATTCATGCCGATATGGTCGGTTATTCCTTTGTACAGCAACCAGCGGATATTGAGCTTTTACAATGGGAGTTAGAACGCCGACATCCCATAAATCCGCCAGCGATTGTGGCGAAGATTGAAACACCTCAAGCCGTGCGTAATCTTCCAGAACTGATTGTGCAGGCAGCAGGCAAACAACCCTTTGGGATTATGATTGCCAGAGGAGATTTAGCTATTGAAATTGGCTATCAACGTTTGGCAGAAATTCAAGAAGAAATTCTCTGGCTGTGCGAAGCTGCCCATGTGCCTGTAATTTGGGCTACACAGGTTTTAGAAAATCTCGTGAAAAAAGGCATTCCCTCCCGCGCCGAAATCACTGATGCAGCAATGGCAGAACGCGCTGAATGTGTCATGTTAAATAAAGGGCCGTTTATCGCTGATGCCGTGACAATTCTGGATGATGTTTTAACGAGAATGCAAGCACATCAACAGAAAAAGACACCGCAGTTGCGATCGCTCAATTCTTGGTAA